One window of the Sebastes umbrosus isolate fSebUmb1 chromosome 1, fSebUmb1.pri, whole genome shotgun sequence genome contains the following:
- the LOC119496651 gene encoding monocarboxylate transporter 2-like: MSSAPAELVHKPLDGGWGWMVVVGAHISIGFAYATPKVLSIFYKEIQDNLGVSSSEIAWISSIMLAAMYAGGPVSSVLVNRFGSRPIVILGGLMCGVSMVTASFGNSIVFLYLCIGVIGGSGLSLNLNASLTIISKYFLVKRPLANGLAMAGSPVFLCLLAPLNQFLLLQFGWRGSFLILGGLMLNCCVAGALMRPVKSKPATSSPQKKVEEQPIKSNTKLKESCMNNARKFLDLTFFRDRGFVIYLIGSVLFIFGAYGPIVFLPAYAISLGVEEYRAAYLLSIMGCVDMIVRPGTGLIASSKWIRPRIQYFFSFAMVFTGMCHLLGPVIKGYYFLVTYTVFFGVGFGMVFALIFESLMDLMGNERFPSAVGLVTIIECLPMLLGPPAAGLLVDIFGEYKYLFFMCGSVILTGGLFLFVMNIYNYHMLEKEKPENDSGLKNIENQDQVNASEVEKVQTPEAATERTEPEAKEKNGAQKDL; this comes from the exons ATGTCGTCTGCTCCAGCTGAGTTGGTCCACAAACCCCTGGATGGTGGATGGGGCTGGATGGTGGTAGTCGGGGCTCACATTTCCATCGGATTTGCATACGCCACTCCCAAAGTCCTCTCCATTTTCTACAAAGAGATCCAGGATAATTTGGGTGTCAGCTCCAGTGAAATAGCGTGGATTTCCTCTATCATGCTAGCTGCCATGTATGCAGGCG GACCAGTGAGCAGCGTGTTGGTCAATCGCTTTGGAAGCCGACCAATAGTCATACTGGGCGGACTGATGTGTGGGGTCTCTATGGTAACCGCTTCTTTTGGGAACTCCATCGTTTTCCTCTACCTTTGCATTGGCGTCATTGGAG GTAGTGGACTCTCCTTAAACCTCAATGCATCTCTAACCATCATCAGCAAGTATTTCCTGGTCAAGCGTCCTTTAGCCAACGGACTAGCCATGGCCGGGAGTCCCGTGTTTCTGTGTCTCCTGGCCCCCCTCAACCAATTTTTACTGCTCCAGTTCGGCTGGAGAGGAAGCTTCCTCATCCTCGGGGGTCTGATGCTCAATTGTTGTGTTGCCGGGGCCCTGATGAGGCCTGTGAAAAGTAAGCCAGCCACTTCTTCACCACAGAAGAAAGTTGAGGAGCAGCCAATTAAGAGCAACACCAAGCTAAAAGAAAGCTGTATGAACAATGCTAGGAAGTTCTTGGATTTGACCTTCTTCAGGGACAGAGGCTTCGTCATTTACCTCATTGGGAGCGTGCTGTTCATCTTCGGCGCCTATGGGCCCATCGTGTTCCTGCCAGCGTATGCCATTAGCCTAGGCGTAGAGGAGTATCGCGCGGCCTATCTGCTCTCTATTATGGGCTGTGTGGACATGATTGTTCGGCCCGGCACTGGCCTGATAGCCAGCAGCAAGTGGATCAGGCCCAGAATCCAGTACTTCTTCAGCTTTGCCATGGTCTTCACCGGCATGTGCCACTTACTGGGCCCGGTGATCAAGGGCTACTACTTCCTGGTGACCTACACGGTGTTTTTCGGCGTGGGTTTCGGAATGGTTTTCGCCCTGATATTCGAAAGTCTGATGGACCTGATGGGAAATGAACGCTTCCCCAGTGCTGTTGGACTGGTCACCATCATCGAGTGCCTCCCCATGCTGCTGGGACCgcctgctgcag GGTTACTGGTGGACATCTTTGGCGAGTACAAGTACCTTTTCTTCATGTGTGGCTCAGTGATCTTGACTGGCGGACTCTTTCTCTTCGTCATGAACATTTACAACTACCACATGCTGGAGAAGGAGAAGCCAGAAAACGACAGTGGGCTAAAAAACATAGAGAACCAGGACCAGGTGAACGCCTCAGAGGTAGAGAAGGTACAGACCCCCGAGGCGGCGACGGAACGAACTGAGCCCGAGGCTAAAGAGAAGAATGGAGCCCAGAAAGATCTATGA